In Humulus lupulus chromosome 7, drHumLupu1.1, whole genome shotgun sequence, the following are encoded in one genomic region:
- the LOC133791761 gene encoding uncharacterized protein LOC133791761, translating to MGQIATSLSQSEPQNQGKLPSQLVPNLRENANAITLRDGKNYDPPTLPSSLNDAPLPPTQSAQQDKDETPTITPKPKPTIPTYVTTSPFPSHLRETNKDFLKELCTNKRKLKGNENVSVGENVSAVLQKKLPPKFKDPDTFTIPCTIGNKMNERCMSDLGASINVMPYAIYTSLNLGQLKETRVIIQLTNRSNVYPRGVVEEVLVKVNELVFLADFYILDMEDDSVPCSTPVLLGRPFLKIARTKIDVHEGTLTMEFDGEVIRFNIFEAMRYPSDVHSVSSIDILDSLCSTPIC from the exons ATGGGTCAAATTGCCACTTCATTGAGTCAAAGTGAGCCACAAAATCAAGGAAAGTTACCTTCACAGCTTGTTCCGAATCTAAGGGAAAATGCTAATGCCATCACACTAAGAGATGGAAAGAATTATGATCCACCCACTCTTCCATCAAGTTTAAATGATGCACCATTACCTCCTACCCAATCTGCCCAACAAGACAAAGATGAAACCCCAACCATAACACCCAAACCTAAACCAACTATTCCCACATATGTCACTACTTCTCCATTTCCTAGTCATTTGAGAGAGACAAATAAAGAT TTTTTAAAGGAGTTATGCACCAATAAGAGGAAGCTAAAAGGTAATGAAAATGTGAGTGTGGGGGAAAATGTTTCAGCGGTTCTTCAAAAGAAACTTCCACCAAAGTTTAAGGATCCTGACACCTTCACTATTCCTTGCACTATTGGCAATAAAATGAATGAAAGATGTATGTCAGATTTGGGTGCTTCAATCAATGTAATGCCTTACGCTATTTACACCTCTTTGAATTTGGGACAACTTAAAGAAACAAGGGTGATCATACAATTAACGAATCGTTCTAATGTCTATCCAAGGGGAGTAGTAGAGGAGGTATTAGTTAAAGTAAATGAATTGGTGTTTCTGGCGGACTTTTAcattcttgatatggaagatgacTCAGTTCCATGTTCTACACCAGTTTTATTGGGAAGACCATTTTTAAAGATAGCTAGAACTAAGATAGATGTCCATGAGGGAACTTTAACCATGGAGTTTGATGGTGAAGTAattcgatttaatatttttgaggctatgaggTATCCAAGTGATGTTCATTCAGTTTCTTCAATTGATATTCTGGACTCATTGTGTagcaccccaatttgctaa